A window from Terriglobia bacterium encodes these proteins:
- a CDS encoding PLP-dependent aminotransferase family protein has protein sequence MAIFKGMVDHKVSVNAVKLKECFSDPLLDVMNFLNEIVMRFPEAVSFAPGRPMETHFQVEGFLENIRDFVSATAAATRVAESQVWSALGQYNRTNGTINDLIAKQLERDEGIRVFPESIMVTVGAQEAMAVLLTGLFNPSYDVLLVSDPAYIGITGLARILGIRIMPVPSGEHGLEPEKVEKAIRDCSKWGRPRALYDIPDFNNPMGTSMPLRHRHQILEVCSRAGVLLIEDNPYGMFAYDGERVPTLKALDHQNTVLYIGSFAKTLFPGLRLGYLIADQKSEGNQTLAQELSRVKSLLTVNSSPLLQAAVGGILLKHQCSLQPLVTPKLADYCRNRDVMIECLKSEFAGMEELVRWNRPGGGFFLTVYLPFPFGTEELQACSSEYGVIVCPMRFFSLMPGRESQIRLSFSYVDEKKIRAGIRRLASFVRNRMALGFTH, from the coding sequence GTGGCAATCTTTAAAGGCATGGTGGATCATAAGGTTTCCGTCAATGCTGTGAAGCTTAAGGAATGCTTTTCTGACCCGCTGCTGGATGTCATGAACTTTCTAAATGAGATTGTCATGAGATTTCCGGAAGCGGTGTCTTTCGCTCCCGGCCGCCCGATGGAAACTCACTTTCAAGTGGAGGGCTTCCTCGAAAACATAAGAGACTTTGTTTCGGCCACAGCGGCAGCCACGCGAGTAGCGGAAAGCCAGGTGTGGAGCGCACTGGGCCAGTACAACCGTACTAATGGAACCATTAATGACCTGATCGCAAAACAACTAGAGCGTGACGAAGGTATTCGTGTATTTCCCGAATCCATCATGGTCACGGTTGGCGCCCAGGAAGCAATGGCTGTATTGCTGACCGGGTTATTTAACCCGAGCTATGACGTGCTGCTGGTAAGCGACCCTGCTTATATTGGCATCACTGGATTGGCGCGGATCCTGGGTATTCGCATTATGCCAGTGCCTTCTGGCGAGCACGGTCTGGAGCCTGAGAAAGTAGAAAAGGCAATTCGCGATTGTTCAAAATGGGGGCGCCCACGTGCTCTCTACGACATTCCTGATTTCAACAATCCTATGGGCACATCCATGCCGCTGCGTCATCGCCATCAGATATTGGAGGTGTGTTCTCGGGCTGGTGTTCTCTTGATTGAGGATAATCCCTACGGAATGTTTGCTTATGACGGGGAGCGCGTACCCACTTTGAAGGCGCTGGATCATCAAAATACAGTGCTTTACATCGGCAGTTTTGCCAAGACCCTGTTTCCCGGATTGCGTCTTGGCTATCTTATTGCTGACCAGAAATCAGAAGGCAATCAAACCCTGGCGCAGGAACTCTCTCGCGTGAAGAGCTTGCTCACTGTCAACAGTTCGCCGCTATTGCAGGCCGCAGTGGGGGGTATTCTTCTCAAACACCAATGTTCGCTGCAGCCGCTTGTAACTCCGAAACTGGCTGACTACTGCCGGAACCGGGATGTGATGATTGAATGTTTAAAAAGCGAATTCGCCGGCATGGAAGAACTGGTGCGATGGAACCGGCCGGGCGGTGGCTTTTTCTTGACAGTCTATTTGCCTTTCCCTTTCGGCACGGAAGAACTCCAGGCATGCTCGTCCGAGTATGGCGTCATTGTCTGTCCAATGCGGTTTTTTTCTTTGATGCCAGGGAGGGAATCACAAATTCGTCTGTCATTCAGCTATGTGGATGAAAAAAAGATTCGTGCTGGAATCCGGCGACTGGCATCCTTCGTCCGCAATCGCATGGCACTGGGATTCACTCATTAA